In Risungbinella massiliensis, the genomic stretch TCCATCGCGTGGAATAGCAAATACCATTCGTCCATCAGGTGTGTCAAAGTACACTGCCTGTTTGAGTGGGAAGCGATTTTGATCAATAACCAAATGAACCCCTTTAGTAAGACGTAAGTTTTTTCCTACTTGCGGATTATCTTGATCTCGTAATTGGTTCACCCATGGACCTGTGGCATTGATTACTTTCTTCGCATGGATCTCATATTTATTACCTGTCCGTTGATCTTGCACCATCGCACCAATCACTTTTCCGCCCTGATAAAGTAGTTTGGTCACTTTAGCATAGTTGATCGCTTCAGCTCCTTGCTCCACCGCTTCTTTCATTACTTCAATCGTCAATCGAGCATCATCTGTACGATATTCCACATAATAACCACCACCTTTTAGTCCATCTTTTTTAACTAAAGGCTCTTTGGCTAACGTTTCATCCACAGACAACATCGTACGACGCTCACTTCTTTTTACTCCAGCAAGAAAATCATATACTCGAAGACCTAACGAAGTAGAAAATTTTCCAAATGTCCCACCTTGGTGAAAAGGAAGCAACATCCATTCAGGAGTTGTTACATGTGGTCCATTCTCATATACAATGGCTCGCTCTTTCCCAACCTCTGCCACCATCTTCACTTCGAACTGTTTCAGATAACGAAGTCCCCCATGAACCAATTTGGTAGATCTACTAGAGGTACCAGCAGCAAAATCTTGCATTTCTACCAGAGCTGTTTTCAATCCTCTCGTTGTTGCATCCAATGCAATTCCAGCACCAGTAATTCCTCCGCCTACAATAAGTACATCATAGGTTTCTTGACTCATTTGCTCAAATACGTTTCCCCGTTCCTTACTGGTAAAAAGTTTGCTATTCATATCCGATTCCTCCTTATATGTTTCACAAAAAAAAGAGACCACAACAGATACATAGGCTTATTCCACCTATGTTTGCTATGGCCTCTCCCGAGTTCTTCAACCAGATTATCAACTTGTTAGTTTTAGTATAGCACTATTTGTGCTCACTTGAAACAATGGTGGAAAGTAATCTTTTATTTAAATGCCATGGTTGCTTGTACTGCTCTTTTCCATCCGTTATATAGTTTCTCTTGCTCTTCTTCTTCCATTTTCGGTGCAAAACTTTGGTCCATATTCCACTGAGTTGCTATCACGTCTTGATTATTCCAATAACCAACAGCTAAACCTGCCAAGTATGCAGCTCCTAAAGCAGTAGTCTCATTGACAACAGGACGTTCTACATTTACACCTAACAAATCACTTTGGAACTGCATAAGGAAGTTATTTTTCACTGCACCACCATCAACCCGAAGCGCTTTCAAGGAGATCCCTGAATCCGCTTCCATTGCAGTAAGCACATCTTTTGTTTGATAAGCAAGGGATTCCAAAGTAGCGCGAATGAAGTGTTCTTTGGATGTACCACGAGTGATTCCAAAGATCGCACCGCGAACATCACTATCCCAGTATGGAGTTCCTAGTCCTACAAAAGCAGGCACTACATATACTCCATCGGAAGATTCTACTTTCACTGCATAATCTTCACTATCTTTGGCATCCTTCAACATGCGTAATCCGTCACGAAGCCATTGAATTGCGGAACCAGCAACGAAAATACTTCCTTCTAAGGCATATTCAACCTTTCCGTCAATTCCCCAAGCAATCGTAGTCAAAAGTCCATGTTCCGATTTGACCGCTTTCTCGCCTGTGTTCATCAACATAAAACAACCTGTACCATAAGTATTTTTCGCCATCCCTTTTTCAAAACAGGCTTGACCAAACAATGCAGCTTGCTGATCTCCAGCAACCCCTGCAATTGGTACTTTGTGCCCAAAGAAATGGTATTCCACGGTGTGTCCATACACTTCTGAAGAAGGACGTACTTCTGGCAACATCGATTTTGGCACGGTTAAGATGTCTAACAATTCCTCATCCCATTTTAGCTCATGAATGTTATACATTAAGGTACGAGAAGCATTACTATAATCCGTTACATGTGAATTACCGCCAGAAAGCTTCCAAATTAACCATGTATCAATCGTTCCAAATAGTAGTTTTCCTTGTTCCGCCTTTTCACGAGCACCTTCTACATGATCCAAAATCCATTTCACTTTGGTTCCTGAGAAATATGCATCGATCAAAAGACCGGTTTTCTCTCGGAATAGTGCATCATGACCTTGTTCTTTCAATTCATTACAAATATCAGCGGTTTGTCTAGACTGCCACACAATCGCATTATATACAGGTTGTCCTGTTTCTTTATCCCACACAACAGCAGTCTCACGTTGGTTTGTAATTCCAATTGCAGCAATTTGCTCTGCAGAGACATTGGTTTCAGCTAGAAGTTGCGAAACTACAGCTAAAATAGATCCCCATATTTCATTTGCATTATGC encodes the following:
- the glpK gene encoding glycerol kinase GlpK, whose translation is MEQYILSLDQGTTSSRAILFNQKGEIVHTAQKEFTQIFPKPGWVEHNANEIWGSILAVVSQLLAETNVSAEQIAAIGITNQRETAVVWDKETGQPVYNAIVWQSRQTADICNELKEQGHDALFREKTGLLIDAYFSGTKVKWILDHVEGAREKAEQGKLLFGTIDTWLIWKLSGGNSHVTDYSNASRTLMYNIHELKWDEELLDILTVPKSMLPEVRPSSEVYGHTVEYHFFGHKVPIAGVAGDQQAALFGQACFEKGMAKNTYGTGCFMLMNTGEKAVKSEHGLLTTIAWGIDGKVEYALEGSIFVAGSAIQWLRDGLRMLKDAKDSEDYAVKVESSDGVYVVPAFVGLGTPYWDSDVRGAIFGITRGTSKEHFIRATLESLAYQTKDVLTAMEADSGISLKALRVDGGAVKNNFLMQFQSDLLGVNVERPVVNETTALGAAYLAGLAVGYWNNQDVIATQWNMDQSFAPKMEEEEQEKLYNGWKRAVQATMAFK
- a CDS encoding glycerol-3-phosphate dehydrogenase/oxidase codes for the protein MNSKLFTSKERGNVFEQMSQETYDVLIVGGGITGAGIALDATTRGLKTALVEMQDFAAGTSSRSTKLVHGGLRYLKQFEVKMVAEVGKERAIVYENGPHVTTPEWMLLPFHQGGTFGKFSTSLGLRVYDFLAGVKRSERRTMLSVDETLAKEPLVKKDGLKGGGYYVEYRTDDARLTIEVMKEAVEQGAEAINYAKVTKLLYQGGKVIGAMVQDQRTGNKYEIHAKKVINATGPWVNQLRDQDNPQVGKNLRLTKGVHLVIDQNRFPLKQAVYFDTPDGRMVFAIPRDGKTYVGTTDTIYEENPKSPKMTREDRNYIIKAINYMFPTVQITDEDIESSWAGVRPLIYEQGKDPSEISRKDEIWQSPSGLITIAGGKLTGYRKMAEQVVDLVAKLLGQEEGRTLKACQTKTMAISGGHVGGSKNLSRFMEEAVSKGQKCGLSLKQSQKLARIYGSNINRVLEYVSTYDDNNSYQLSLDVFVQIAYALEQEMTTTPVDFFVRRTGALFFDIAWVRNWKDQVIAYMSDQLKWTEEEKQRLIEELEIELQDAVVPVA